In Deltaproteobacteria bacterium, the sequence AAAACCGATAAAAAGGTTCTTCGTCGTATCAATACCCTCATCAAAGAAACGAAACGAAATCCATTTGAGGGTATCGGAAAACCTGAACCACTTAAACATGCTCTTTCCGGCTACTGGTCCCGACGAATCACTGATGAACACAGGTTCGTTTATAAAGTATCTGAAAATGCGATTCATATCGCCCAGTTGCGCTACCACTACTGATCATTTCCTGTAGCCCCAATGCCGAGCTGATCGGCATTCGCGCCGCCGCAGGCGGCGCGAACAACTCCTTATCCCGAAAATTTTCCGCATTTTCCTTTTCTCCAATACCAATATATGGGGGTAAATGCGGAATTCGTGAGTTCAGAGCTTGCTCACATCATGACTTGAAATGCTCATGAGCCATAAGAGGGTGTCTTTGCCTGCTTGACCTGTGGATCTAATTTTTCAAGGCGAAGCCCCTCGTAAGGTGGCCAAAAGTTACAAATAACTATTTATTTTCTCATTATGGATGCGTGGCGCATATAGCTGACAAAGTATTTCGGATTAGGACTCCATGTCATCCACTCCGGGGGGATTCACCCAGGGAATGCGAAATTATGTATCCGAATTTATACCATCGTATTGACCCTTTCTGTAATACTGATATATGAACAAAAAGCAGAATGATGGAAGGGTACACTTGAGGGCTTCAAGAAGCTTCTGAAAGACGCATGAAGGATCCGTTTTTAGAAAGACAAAAGGCCCATTCAGAGAATAAGCTCAAAGATAAGGCCTGTAATTTTACAAGCAGGTATTTTGCTGTTTACGATTTGCAGTGCCTGGCCGAATCCAATCCTGAGATTATCGGCCCGGATACCACTCTCATCCTGGAAGAGCTTCTCACAGACCCGGAGTTTTCTCTTCAAAGACGAGGGTTCTTCCTGTTCAAGCTGGCCGCGGACACACTGGCCTGTATTATCACTAATTCCCAAGAAAGAACCATGGCCGACCAGGCATACTGCGCTCTCAAGAACGTCCTTGCCACAACCACCGGACATGCTCACAGAGTAAGCACTGAAGCCCTGGGTAGCCTCCCCTTTTCAATTCAAGGCCCGGGCCTAAAGGACGTCACCACAAACAATGTGCCTCGCGTAAGCTGGCAGCAGATATTGGATGAAAAGGGCCTCAGAATATCCTATCCCGGCGCTTTTTTCGGAAGAAGTCTCGTTGCTCCACTCGATCAAGCAGATGAATTACTGGTCTTGAAACTGGCCCGGCCTAACGATTCTCCTCACTCCCTCACCCGAGAAACGCTTTGGATGGAACATCTTCGTCAAGGAGTCTATTCTTTCCCTTTGAGGTTCAATATCCCTTTGCCCATGAAGATAGAGAATAGCTATGTATTCAGCTTAAAGAATATGCCTGTAGAGTTGCCCGGCACACTGGATCTTCATCCAAAACGTTATGCAATAGGTTTTATTGCTGACAGGGATTATTTCACCTATGCCAACGATTACATGAAAAATAGACCGCCGGCCAGCGAGGGATTCAAAGATATTGTCTTCAGAAATGCCCGGTTGCTGGGAAGACTGACCTCTTTGGGCATTGTCCATTCCGCCCCCATCCCGCTCTTTCATAACCGGGTTCAAAGGGGCAGAAGAAGAGATCATGGCCTTTACGAATGGTTCCGAGCAGGCAGGCTTGACAGGTGGCTCGATTCCTGCTCCTATCCCAATCTTGGTCTTACGGGCATCAGGGACTTCGAACACTTCATTGCCTTCAAAGGCCCGAACCGGCATCTTTACCGCCATATTGGCAGCCATATCTTGAGCCTGTTACTGGTTGCAGGCAGCTATTTTCGCAACAAGAATAGAGCCAGAATAGGATTTGACAAGCACGGAAAGCCAGTGGATGCCCGCGACCTTTTTGACAAACCAGTCCTTAAGAAGATCATACAAGGCATTTTTCTCAATTACTACCATGGCTTTGTAGAAACAGAATTCACGGGAGACCTACCTTTCAATGTCGATGAACTTACTTGCCGGATGATCGACGAAATGGGTGTAGATCGTCATATGGAAGAGATGCTAAGAGTTGCAGACCAAAAGGAAATGACCAAAGAAGAATTCAGGTCTTTCTTGAGAGAGAGGGGATATTGTGACGATGAGATAGACAAACTTCAGAAAGGAATCAAAGACATTGTTCTTCACACCGGTCCACATCTGGGTGGATTCAACGAAAGCATATCTCTACCGGAACTCATCGAGTCAGTAGGCACAATGTCTGCTTTGTGTATTGTTGGCAGATATTGGAGAGAACACTTCTGACATCATATCTTGCCCAGCTCCCTTTCTATCTCATCAAATATGTCTTCCACCTTGTACAAAATTTGATCAACCTTAGCCAAATGCCAGTCGGCAATTTGTTCTTCTATTTCTTCATAATGCCGGTGCAGAGTAATCCTGTGCTGAAGAAGGATTTCTCTGAAAGGTGGGTCCCCTTCCAGTTCATAGAGCAGTCTGTCAAGCCTTCCCACAATTTCAAACAGGGAAGGCCCTTTTTCCACCCATGCCTCGTCCAGGAAACTGAGGCGACGGGCAATTTCGGGGTAGGCTTCACCCAGACCTTTCTTGTAATAGGGAAGAATGCTCACTTTCATTTGCATGTATTTACTCATCATGTATCACTCCTATTTACGCACTGGCACTGCCAGGCTCAGGTATCTTCCATTTTCTTCAAACATCACTTTCTTGTCCACCATCATTTTCAAGAAAGGGACGATCTTCTCCTCTCCCGCTTTTGGAAAGCGCGCCGCGATGCTCTTAAGGGAACGATGCCTTTCACAGAAAAGGTAAATCGCCATGGACGTTCCCACAAGACGGTGAGTCAACGGGGCTGCCTGAAAGCGCCTCTCGCGAATGATCAAGAAATCTCTTCCATCGCGAAAACTAAGGATGGGGGAACAG encodes:
- a CDS encoding SidJ-related pseudokinase; translation: MKDPFLERQKAHSENKLKDKACNFTSRYFAVYDLQCLAESNPEIIGPDTTLILEELLTDPEFSLQRRGFFLFKLAADTLACIITNSQERTMADQAYCALKNVLATTTGHAHRVSTEALGSLPFSIQGPGLKDVTTNNVPRVSWQQILDEKGLRISYPGAFFGRSLVAPLDQADELLVLKLARPNDSPHSLTRETLWMEHLRQGVYSFPLRFNIPLPMKIENSYVFSLKNMPVELPGTLDLHPKRYAIGFIADRDYFTYANDYMKNRPPASEGFKDIVFRNARLLGRLTSLGIVHSAPIPLFHNRVQRGRRRDHGLYEWFRAGRLDRWLDSCSYPNLGLTGIRDFEHFIAFKGPNRHLYRHIGSHILSLLLVAGSYFRNKNRARIGFDKHGKPVDARDLFDKPVLKKIIQGIFLNYYHGFVETEFTGDLPFNVDELTCRMIDEMGVDRHMEEMLRVADQKEMTKEEFRSFLRERGYCDDEIDKLQKGIKDIVLHTGPHLGGFNESISLPELIESVGTMSALCIVGRYWREHF
- a CDS encoding Txe/YoeB family addiction module toxin, with product KTDKKVLRRINTLIKETKRNPFEGIGKPEPLKHALSGYWSRRITDEHRFVYKVSENAIHIAQLRYHY